The following are from one region of the Methanoculleus caldifontis genome:
- a CDS encoding 6-hydroxymethylpterin diphosphokinase MptE-like protein, translated as MRFADWEPHYTAILEYFGFEREADEAAARLLADLAGGRDDLGLLEALIRDRPVTVCGNAPSLPDELGRIEGTVLAADAAAEVLVNHGIRPDAVFTDLDGATDVFVDLSEQGTVMVVHAHGDNLPLLRHWVPRLPGPFVATTQAAPLPHVHNLGGFTDGDRAVFAADDLGAAEIRIVGFDLADKNVDPLKRGKLFWAGELLRLIGHDL; from the coding sequence ATGAGGTTTGCTGACTGGGAACCTCATTACACCGCAATTCTTGAGTATTTCGGGTTCGAACGCGAGGCCGACGAGGCGGCCGCCCGGCTGCTTGCTGACCTCGCGGGCGGCAGGGACGATCTCGGTCTCCTTGAGGCGCTCATCCGTGATAGGCCCGTGACGGTCTGCGGGAACGCGCCCTCTCTCCCGGACGAGCTCGGCCGGATAGAAGGGACGGTGCTTGCCGCCGATGCGGCCGCGGAGGTCCTCGTCAATCATGGTATCCGGCCGGACGCCGTCTTCACCGATCTCGACGGGGCGACGGACGTCTTCGTCGACCTCTCGGAGCAGGGGACGGTGATGGTCGTCCACGCGCACGGCGACAACCTCCCGCTCCTCCGCCACTGGGTCCCGCGCCTTCCCGGCCCGTTCGTCGCCACGACCCAGGCGGCCCCCCTCCCGCACGTCCACAACCTCGGCGGGTTCACCGACGGCGACCGGGCGGTCTTTGCCGCCGACGACCTCGGTGCAGCGGAGATCCGGATAGTCGGGTTCGACCTTGCGGACAAAAACGTCGACCCCCTCAAGCGGGGAAAACTCTTCTGGGCGGGGGAACTCCTCCGCCTGATCGGGCATGACCTCTAG
- a CDS encoding molybdopterin biosynthesis protein: MVKRYLSVISLAEARALVERSFTATPGVVRVPVTAAAVGRITAEPIFARFSVPAIHISAMDGIAVRSADTHAASEQRPVTLPDAARVNTGNIIPPGYDAVVMIEDVWVDGGTYTVRKSVSPWQHVRPVGEDIGESEMILSSNHRIRPHDVGALANYGVTEVAVKNVRAGLIPTGSELVPAGEMPPPGKVVESNTLMAATVLAGAGVEAHRYGIVPDEYDLIRDAVRRGVAENDILLVSAGSSAGTRDYTASVIADLGEVLAHGVAIKPGKPVIIGRVEGKPVIGLPGYPLAAATVLREIVLPLIARYGLSVPRPERVEAGLTTSLHSDIGTDEFVLLSVGRIDERWVAVPQSRGAGVQMSMVRANGYLQIPSQKEGAEAGETVDVRLTVPRAEAEEAVLITGSHDPALDYLADLVRPRGVDIHSTHAGSMGGVIALKKQECHAAPMHLLAPDGTYNTHYLERYMPGADLVLLCVAERQQGVISRDGIGFDDLPGRTFINRQKGSGTRMLLDHHLARRGIDPGLIPGYGREATTHLAVALAVKTGEADAGMGVYSAAKALDLPFVPVATERYELVMHREMLDDSRIAALVETVSSEAFKVILRGLGGYETDETGVLRGLRG, translated from the coding sequence GTGGTGAAGCGCTACCTCTCGGTCATATCGCTCGCCGAAGCCAGGGCACTCGTGGAACGCTCGTTTACGGCGACGCCGGGGGTCGTCCGGGTCCCGGTGACCGCCGCGGCGGTCGGGAGGATCACCGCCGAACCCATATTCGCCCGGTTCTCGGTCCCGGCCATCCACATCTCGGCGATGGACGGGATCGCGGTTCGGAGCGCCGATACCCATGCTGCGAGCGAGCAGCGCCCGGTGACCCTCCCGGACGCGGCGAGGGTCAATACGGGCAACATCATCCCTCCAGGTTACGACGCGGTCGTGATGATCGAGGACGTCTGGGTCGACGGCGGGACCTACACCGTCCGCAAGTCCGTGAGCCCCTGGCAGCACGTCCGGCCGGTCGGCGAGGATATCGGGGAGTCGGAGATGATCCTCTCTTCAAACCACCGGATCCGGCCGCACGACGTGGGAGCGCTCGCGAACTACGGGGTCACGGAGGTCGCGGTCAAAAATGTCCGGGCCGGCCTGATCCCGACCGGGAGCGAGCTCGTCCCGGCAGGCGAGATGCCACCGCCGGGGAAAGTCGTGGAGAGCAACACCCTGATGGCCGCAACGGTCCTCGCGGGGGCGGGCGTGGAGGCGCACCGCTATGGAATCGTCCCGGACGAATACGACCTGATCCGGGACGCCGTCCGGCGCGGTGTCGCGGAGAATGATATCCTGCTTGTCTCGGCGGGATCGTCCGCCGGGACCCGCGACTACACGGCCTCCGTCATCGCAGACCTCGGCGAGGTGCTGGCGCACGGAGTCGCCATCAAGCCCGGAAAGCCGGTGATCATCGGCCGGGTCGAGGGAAAGCCGGTGATCGGCCTCCCCGGCTACCCGCTCGCGGCAGCAACGGTCCTCCGCGAGATCGTCCTGCCGCTCATCGCCCGCTACGGCCTCTCCGTCCCCCGGCCGGAGCGCGTCGAGGCCGGCCTGACCACGAGCCTCCACTCGGATATCGGGACCGACGAGTTCGTCCTCCTCTCGGTGGGGAGGATCGATGAGCGCTGGGTGGCGGTCCCCCAGTCGAGGGGTGCCGGGGTCCAGATGAGCATGGTGCGGGCGAACGGCTACCTCCAGATCCCGTCGCAGAAGGAGGGCGCCGAGGCCGGAGAGACCGTGGACGTCCGGCTCACGGTCCCCCGCGCGGAGGCGGAGGAGGCGGTCCTCATCACCGGCAGCCACGACCCGGCCCTCGACTACCTGGCCGACCTGGTCCGGCCGCGCGGCGTCGATATCCACTCCACCCACGCGGGGAGCATGGGCGGGGTTATCGCGTTGAAGAAGCAGGAGTGCCACGCGGCCCCGATGCACCTCCTCGCCCCCGACGGCACCTACAACACCCACTACCTGGAGCGCTACATGCCCGGCGCGGACCTCGTCCTCCTCTGCGTGGCGGAACGGCAGCAGGGGGTCATCTCTCGCGACGGCATCGGGTTTGACGACCTGCCGGGCAGGACATTCATCAACCGGCAGAAGGGATCGGGGACGAGGATGCTCCTCGACCACCACCTTGCCCGGCGCGGGATCGACCCGGGCCTCATCCCCGGATACGGGCGCGAGGCGACGACGCACCTTGCGGTGGCCCTCGCGGTCAAAACAGGGGAGGCCGATGCCGGGATGGGGGTCTACAGCGCAGCAAAGGCGCTCGACCTCCCCTTCGTCCCGGTGGCGACGGAACGCTACGAACTCGTGATGCACCGCGAGATGCTCGACGATTCGCGAATCGCGGCCCTCGTCGAGACCGTCTCCTCGGAAGCGTTCAAAGTGATCCTCCGGGGTCTCGGGGGCTACGAGACGGACGAGACCGGCGTCCTGCGCGGACTGCGAGGCTGA
- a CDS encoding TIGR00725 family protein gives MQIAVIGRGDCSGEEYRTAETVGRLIAESNATVCCGGLGGVMEAACRGAKEAGGMTLGILPDVGEGNAYLDVVIRTGMGHARNVILVNSADAVIAVGGGYGTLSEVAVSLKIGKPVFGLSTWEIKGVRACAGPEEAVSLAVRAGRRSRPSRSPRDPGGSL, from the coding sequence ATGCAGATCGCTGTCATCGGCCGGGGGGACTGCTCCGGCGAAGAATACAGAACCGCAGAAACCGTCGGTCGCCTCATCGCCGAAAGCAACGCGACCGTCTGCTGCGGTGGCCTCGGCGGGGTGATGGAGGCCGCCTGCAGGGGCGCAAAAGAGGCCGGCGGGATGACCCTCGGGATTCTCCCCGATGTTGGGGAGGGAAACGCCTACCTCGACGTGGTGATCCGGACCGGGATGGGCCACGCGCGAAACGTCATCCTGGTCAACTCGGCGGACGCGGTCATCGCTGTCGGGGGAGGCTACGGCACGCTCTCGGAGGTCGCAGTCAGCCTCAAGATCGGTAAGCCGGTCTTCGGTCTTTCGACCTGGGAGATAAAGGGGGTGAGGGCCTGCGCCGGGCCTGAGGAGGCGGTCAGCCTCGCAGTCCGCGCAGGACGCCGGTCTCGTCCGTCTCGTAGCCCCCGAGACCCCGGAGGATCACTTTGA
- a CDS encoding radical SAM protein — protein MTSSALIIDGYVDEPACLGVAPYISPYVREVAGVLSGRGYALRYVTIDQVRADPSLVAVPGRGDLVVMIAGMTVPGAYIGGKPATLTEVQQLGILLREPTTAIGGPIAFGYAPGGGRKAIRQAIAGFDVTLSGSPAVALENWLSGGEPAGAADYSLTDPWSVAGAPIIREHPAFPYVMCELETATGCSRATVGGCSFCTEPFYGLPRYRSIGGVAEEVAALHAAGARHFRLGRQPDLLAYQSSGGEFPVPRPEVLEDLFSAIRAGAPDLATLHIDNINPGTIARHEDAARAALAAIVAGHTPGDIAAFGMETADPAVVAANNLKAMPDDVFRAIEIVNAVGAGRTGGIPELLPGLNFIVGLAGETPATFDANQAFLQRVLDAGLLVRRVNIRQLMPFEGTKAYDENALGTHDARFRAFKEWTRTQFDEPMLRRVFPAGTVLSDVVIEVPGKPSFGRQMGSYPILVGIPLDLPAKTVLDAVVVDWGMRSVTALPCPVAVNTLPVAALRWIPGVGKKRAATIAARRPFRSVEEFRKVAGETGIEDVMVF, from the coding sequence ATGACCTCTAGCGCCCTCATCATCGACGGCTACGTCGACGAGCCCGCGTGCCTCGGCGTCGCCCCTTACATCTCCCCCTACGTCCGGGAGGTCGCCGGAGTCCTCTCCGGGCGCGGTTACGCGCTCCGCTACGTCACCATCGACCAGGTCCGGGCCGACCCCTCGCTCGTCGCCGTACCCGGCCGCGGCGACCTCGTCGTGATGATCGCAGGAATGACCGTGCCCGGCGCCTACATCGGCGGGAAGCCGGCGACCCTGACGGAGGTCCAGCAGCTCGGTATCCTCCTCCGGGAGCCGACGACCGCGATCGGCGGGCCGATCGCATTCGGTTACGCTCCCGGCGGAGGAAGGAAGGCGATCCGTCAGGCTATTGCTGGCTTCGACGTCACGCTGTCGGGGTCGCCTGCTGTCGCGCTGGAGAACTGGTTGTCGGGCGGGGAGCCCGCCGGTGCGGCCGACTACTCGCTGACCGATCCCTGGTCGGTGGCGGGCGCCCCGATCATCAGAGAGCACCCGGCGTTCCCCTACGTGATGTGCGAGCTCGAGACCGCGACCGGGTGCTCGCGGGCGACGGTCGGGGGCTGCTCCTTCTGCACCGAGCCCTTCTACGGGCTCCCCCGCTACCGGAGCATCGGGGGGGTCGCGGAGGAGGTGGCGGCGCTCCATGCCGCGGGTGCCCGCCACTTCAGGCTCGGCCGGCAGCCGGACCTCCTCGCCTACCAGAGTTCCGGCGGCGAGTTCCCGGTCCCGCGCCCGGAGGTGCTCGAAGACCTCTTCTCGGCCATCCGTGCGGGCGCCCCGGATCTTGCGACCCTCCACATCGACAACATCAACCCGGGCACCATCGCCCGGCACGAGGACGCGGCGCGGGCGGCCCTTGCGGCGATCGTCGCAGGCCACACCCCCGGCGACATCGCGGCATTCGGGATGGAGACCGCCGACCCGGCGGTGGTCGCGGCAAACAATCTCAAGGCGATGCCGGACGACGTCTTCCGTGCCATAGAGATCGTGAATGCCGTGGGAGCAGGACGGACGGGCGGCATCCCGGAGCTCCTGCCGGGCCTGAACTTCATCGTCGGCCTTGCCGGGGAGACCCCGGCGACCTTCGACGCAAACCAGGCGTTCCTCCAGCGTGTCCTCGACGCCGGGCTCCTGGTCCGGCGGGTGAACATCCGGCAGCTGATGCCGTTTGAGGGGACGAAGGCCTACGACGAGAACGCTCTCGGAACGCACGACGCCCGGTTCAGGGCCTTCAAGGAGTGGACAAGGACGCAGTTTGACGAGCCGATGCTCCGCCGGGTCTTCCCCGCCGGCACCGTCCTCTCCGACGTCGTCATCGAGGTCCCCGGTAAACCGTCGTTCGGGCGGCAGATGGGCTCATACCCGATTCTCGTCGGGATCCCCCTCGACCTTCCGGCAAAGACCGTGCTTGACGCCGTCGTGGTCGACTGGGGGATGCGGTCGGTGACGGCCCTTCCCTGCCCGGTGGCGGTCAACACCCTCCCGGTCGCGGCGCTCCGGTGGATCCCCGGCGTCGGCAAGAAGAGGGCCGCCACGATCGCCGCCCGCCGGCCGTTCCGGAGCGTCGAGGAGTTCCGGAAGGTCGCCGGGGAGACGGGGATCGAGGACGTGATGGTGTTTTAG
- the ileS gene encoding isoleucine--tRNA ligase yields MKEVTSSYNPRELETEVQDYWKRENIYAHVQEVRKDGKAFFFVDGPPYTTGHIHLGTAWNKIIKDTILRYHRMRGANIIERAGYDMHGLPIEVQVEHQLGFTSKKDIEEYGIAAFIEQCRTFAVTHMEIMNDQFRKLGVWLDFDNPYQTIKAEYIESAWWALQRADERGLLERGHRVVNWCPRCETAIADSEVDYWDETDPSIFVKFPVSGRENEYLVIWTTTPWTLPANVAVAVNVNFTYAKVQAKKDGGEEVLWIADELVEPVLKMGRYQDYAVIERVPGSSLVGTEYTSPLAGQVPRQAEIKHRVVAADYVALENTGLVHIAPGHGWDDYLVGLKEELEVFCPVDAGGCFTPAAGAFADMYVRDANDLVIEALGANLLARRTITHRYGHCWRCKTPIIYRATAQWFLKATAVREPMLEEIAKVKWYPDWAGSARFHDFVKESRDWCISRQRYWGIPIPIWHCERCDEKTVVGTIAELEERSGTSIPDPHRPYVDEVTIPCACGGRMRRVSDIFDVWFDSAVASWATLGFPREHEAFDRYWPADFITEGQDQTRGWFYSQLGASTMAFGRAPYKSVLMHGFALDADGRKMSKSLGNVVTPEEVMNQFGIDVLRFYVLSANAPWDDLKFNWDSVKTIHRTLNILWNVYRFPLPYMVLDSFEPATSDGGVWDGSFVRTRFGGMPEEDRWIVSRINSLARSTAADMQEYQLHKVTRALTTFILEDLSRWYLQLVRPRMWLEEDAPEKRYAYEATYYVMRRLTALLAPFVPHIAEEIYGNLRLAKDPESIHMIDWPEADASLIDPELEARMEVVRAFDDAVATARQNGKRKLRWPVGEVVVAAESEDVKAALEGLNDLALTRANAQTVRVVAGAWDRLLWQAEPVMRAIGPEFGKEGPKVKALIEQADGTALKAAIDREGKAALDGYEIAARHVTFAEALPEGVFSAPMKGATVYVDVTLTPALEAEGYAREVIRRIQEMRRQLDLNVDDFIVAAVEVADERVASLIGNQECKNEIAGEVRAATLTVNYADGKKPEGPFALEKDWDVEGVQMQMGISRAGE; encoded by the coding sequence GTGAAAGAGGTCACCAGCAGTTATAACCCGCGCGAACTCGAGACAGAAGTCCAGGACTACTGGAAGCGGGAGAATATCTATGCACACGTCCAGGAAGTGCGGAAGGATGGAAAAGCATTCTTTTTCGTCGACGGGCCGCCGTACACCACCGGCCACATCCACCTCGGCACCGCCTGGAACAAGATCATAAAAGACACCATCCTCCGCTACCACCGGATGCGGGGCGCAAACATCATCGAGCGGGCCGGCTACGACATGCACGGCCTCCCCATCGAGGTGCAGGTGGAGCACCAGCTCGGCTTCACCTCCAAGAAAGATATCGAGGAGTACGGGATCGCCGCGTTTATCGAGCAGTGCCGGACGTTTGCCGTGACGCACATGGAGATCATGAACGATCAGTTCCGGAAGCTCGGCGTCTGGCTCGACTTCGACAACCCCTACCAGACCATCAAGGCTGAGTACATCGAGTCCGCGTGGTGGGCGCTCCAGCGCGCGGACGAACGCGGGCTGCTCGAGCGCGGCCACCGGGTCGTGAACTGGTGCCCCCGATGCGAGACGGCGATCGCCGACTCCGAGGTGGATTACTGGGACGAGACCGACCCCTCGATCTTCGTCAAGTTCCCCGTCTCCGGGCGCGAGAACGAGTACCTCGTCATCTGGACGACGACGCCCTGGACACTCCCCGCGAACGTGGCGGTGGCGGTCAACGTCAACTTCACCTACGCAAAGGTGCAGGCAAAGAAGGATGGCGGCGAAGAGGTCCTCTGGATCGCCGACGAACTCGTCGAGCCGGTCCTGAAGATGGGCCGGTACCAGGACTACGCGGTCATCGAGCGGGTCCCGGGGAGCAGCCTCGTCGGGACGGAGTATACCTCGCCGCTCGCCGGCCAGGTGCCGCGCCAGGCGGAGATCAAGCACCGGGTCGTAGCGGCCGACTACGTCGCGCTCGAGAACACCGGTCTCGTCCACATCGCCCCCGGCCACGGGTGGGACGATTACCTGGTCGGGCTCAAGGAAGAGCTTGAGGTCTTCTGTCCCGTCGACGCCGGCGGGTGCTTCACCCCGGCGGCCGGGGCGTTCGCCGACATGTATGTCAGGGACGCAAACGACCTCGTCATCGAGGCGCTCGGAGCGAATCTCCTCGCCCGGCGGACGATCACCCACCGCTACGGACACTGCTGGCGGTGCAAGACCCCGATCATCTACCGCGCGACGGCACAGTGGTTCCTGAAGGCCACCGCCGTCCGCGAGCCGATGCTTGAAGAGATCGCGAAGGTGAAGTGGTATCCCGACTGGGCCGGGAGCGCCCGGTTCCACGACTTCGTCAAAGAGTCCCGCGACTGGTGCATCTCCCGGCAGCGTTACTGGGGCATCCCCATCCCCATCTGGCACTGCGAACGGTGCGACGAGAAGACCGTCGTCGGCACCATCGCCGAACTCGAGGAGCGGTCGGGGACGTCGATCCCCGACCCGCACCGGCCCTACGTCGACGAGGTCACCATCCCGTGTGCCTGCGGCGGCAGGATGCGCCGGGTCTCCGACATCTTCGACGTCTGGTTCGACTCGGCGGTCGCCTCCTGGGCGACGCTCGGCTTCCCCAGAGAGCACGAGGCCTTCGACCGCTACTGGCCGGCGGACTTCATCACCGAGGGCCAGGACCAGACCCGGGGCTGGTTCTACTCCCAGCTCGGCGCAAGCACGATGGCGTTCGGTCGCGCCCCCTACAAGAGCGTCCTGATGCACGGGTTCGCCCTCGACGCCGACGGGCGCAAGATGAGCAAGAGCCTCGGCAACGTCGTGACGCCCGAGGAAGTGATGAACCAGTTCGGCATCGACGTCCTCCGGTTCTACGTCCTCTCTGCAAACGCTCCCTGGGACGACCTGAAGTTCAACTGGGACAGTGTGAAGACCATCCACCGGACGCTCAACATCCTCTGGAACGTCTACCGGTTCCCGCTCCCCTACATGGTCCTCGACTCGTTCGAGCCGGCCACGAGCGACGGCGGAGTATGGGACGGGTCGTTCGTCCGGACCCGCTTTGGCGGGATGCCGGAGGAGGACCGCTGGATCGTCTCCCGGATCAACTCGCTTGCGAGGTCGACCGCCGCGGACATGCAGGAGTACCAGCTCCACAAGGTGACGCGGGCGCTCACCACGTTCATCCTCGAGGACCTCTCGCGCTGGTACCTGCAGCTCGTCCGGCCGCGGATGTGGCTTGAGGAGGACGCGCCGGAGAAGCGCTACGCCTACGAAGCGACCTACTACGTCATGCGCCGCTTAACAGCGCTCCTCGCACCCTTCGTCCCGCACATCGCAGAGGAGATCTACGGCAACCTCCGCCTCGCCAAAGACCCGGAGAGCATCCATATGATCGACTGGCCGGAGGCGGACGCCTCGCTGATCGACCCGGAGCTCGAGGCGAGGATGGAGGTTGTGCGGGCATTCGACGACGCCGTCGCCACCGCCCGGCAGAACGGGAAGCGGAAGCTCCGCTGGCCGGTCGGGGAGGTCGTGGTGGCCGCGGAGAGCGAGGACGTGAAGGCTGCTCTCGAAGGCCTGAACGATCTCGCCCTGACCCGGGCGAACGCCCAGACGGTCAGGGTCGTTGCCGGGGCGTGGGACCGGCTCCTCTGGCAGGCCGAACCGGTGATGCGGGCGATCGGCCCGGAGTTCGGGAAGGAGGGCCCGAAGGTCAAAGCGCTGATCGAGCAGGCGGACGGCACCGCCCTGAAAGCCGCGATCGACCGCGAAGGAAAGGCGGCGCTCGACGGCTACGAGATCGCCGCGCGCCACGTCACCTTCGCCGAAGCCCTCCCGGAGGGTGTCTTCTCCGCTCCCATGAAGGGCGCGACGGTCTACGTCGACGTCACCCTCACGCCGGCGCTCGAGGCCGAAGGCTACGCCCGCGAGGTGATCCGGCGGATTCAGGAGATGCGCCGGCAGCTCGACCTGAACGTCGACGACTTCATCGTCGCGGCCGTGGAGGTCGCCGACGAGCGGGTGGCCTCGCTCATCGGGAACCAGGAGTGCAAAAACGAGATCGCCGGCGAGGTGCGGGCGGCGACCCTCACCGTCAACTATGCCGACGGGAAGAAGCCTGAAGGCCCCTTCGCGCTCGAGAAGGACTGGGACGTCGAGGGCGTGCAGATGCAGATGGGCATCTCACGCGCCGGTGAGTGA
- a CDS encoding tRNA(His) guanylyltransferase Thg1 family protein: MDSKDREIFSNLSIFPPVFVRLDGRAFHRLSRALELKKPFDPAFHTAMRSVCRYLLTESGLTPTFAYTFSDEISLYFSTLPFSGRVEKLDSVTAAVAASALTIELGCREPLAFDARTIPATGEFAIEYLIWRQNEAWRNHINAYCQTALVEEGMSAREAAATLRGMQSDAMHEMMFERGVNLAATPAWQRRGTLLYREECVKEGHNPLTGETVEAKRTCIREPEEVPLFSTDEGAALVRSLTGA, from the coding sequence ATGGATAGCAAGGATCGGGAGATCTTCTCGAATCTCAGCATCTTCCCCCCTGTTTTTGTCCGGCTCGACGGCCGTGCCTTCCACCGCCTGAGCCGTGCGCTCGAACTGAAGAAGCCCTTCGACCCCGCCTTCCATACGGCCATGCGGTCGGTCTGCCGCTACCTCCTCACGGAAAGCGGTCTTACGCCCACATTCGCCTACACCTTCTCCGACGAGATCAGCCTCTACTTCTCGACGCTGCCGTTCTCCGGGCGGGTGGAGAAGCTCGACTCCGTGACCGCCGCGGTCGCGGCAAGCGCGCTGACGATCGAACTCGGCTGCCGCGAACCCCTCGCCTTCGACGCCCGGACCATCCCGGCAACGGGGGAGTTCGCGATAGAGTACCTCATCTGGCGGCAGAACGAGGCCTGGCGGAACCACATCAACGCCTACTGCCAGACCGCACTCGTCGAGGAGGGGATGAGTGCCCGCGAGGCCGCGGCAACGCTCCGCGGGATGCAGTCCGATGCCATGCACGAGATGATGTTCGAGCGGGGCGTCAACCTGGCGGCAACGCCGGCCTGGCAGCGGCGTGGGACGCTCCTCTACCGGGAAGAGTGCGTAAAAGAGGGGCATAACCCCCTGACGGGGGAGACCGTCGAGGCGAAGAGGACCTGTATCCGGGAACCGGAAGAAGTGCCTCTCTTCTCGACGGATGAGGGAGCGGCCCTGGTCCGCTCACTCACCGGCGCGTGA
- a CDS encoding PRC-barrel domain-containing protein — translation MRTQITELFGLRVYTDRAVFVGNVDDVVIDVDQKKIDSLAVGALNPEIGEAKGYAGLQIPFRIIKSIGDIVIVRHIPGIFRSPGKEE, via the coding sequence ATGAGAACACAGATCACAGAGCTGTTCGGGCTGCGTGTCTATACTGACAGGGCTGTCTTTGTCGGGAATGTTGACGATGTCGTGATCGATGTGGATCAGAAGAAGATCGACTCCCTCGCGGTCGGTGCACTCAACCCCGAGATCGGAGAGGCGAAGGGCTATGCCGGACTGCAGATCCCCTTCCGGATCATCAAGAGCATCGGGGATATCGTCATCGTCCGCCACATCCCGGGGATCTTCAGGTCGCCGGGGAAAGAAGAGTGA
- a CDS encoding CBS domain-containing protein — translation MEASLQIGTLAGIPVKLHWSFLLVIPIFAWIIGSQILLTTELIAVLFGVPIDTTLIAAGFNPYILGTVVALGLFVGVFIHEMAHSLIAKARGIEIHSITLLILGGVSQMEETMPDPKIELPMALAGPLTSLGVGLISSALVYAVPAVVADAGLAGVLVFTFGYLGLLNVLLFGFNLLPAFPMDGGRVLRAWLARRMPLARATRIAADIGRGFAVLFGIVGLLLLNPILIIIAFFIYIGASQEATYLRYNVLLQDVTVADAMSSPVVTVEPTTPLPRLLEMMYETKHLGFPVMDRGSLVGIIALADVHKISPQDREAMQVRDVMTRTPTTLPPSAPLIDALRVMTGQDVGRIPVVADGDLVGIVTRTDVLRVMELREEK, via the coding sequence ATGGAAGCGTCGCTACAGATCGGCACACTGGCCGGAATCCCGGTCAAACTGCACTGGAGTTTCCTTCTGGTGATCCCAATCTTCGCATGGATCATCGGGAGCCAGATCCTGCTCACGACCGAGTTGATCGCAGTTCTCTTCGGGGTTCCAATCGACACGACGCTGATCGCGGCCGGATTCAACCCCTACATCCTCGGGACCGTCGTCGCGCTCGGCCTCTTCGTCGGTGTCTTCATCCACGAGATGGCCCACTCGCTCATCGCGAAGGCGAGGGGGATCGAGATCCACAGCATCACCCTCCTCATCCTCGGCGGCGTCTCCCAGATGGAGGAGACGATGCCGGACCCGAAGATCGAACTCCCGATGGCGCTCGCCGGCCCGCTCACGAGCCTCGGGGTAGGTCTCATCAGCAGCGCCCTCGTCTACGCCGTTCCCGCCGTCGTCGCGGACGCCGGCCTGGCCGGCGTCCTCGTCTTCACGTTCGGCTACCTCGGCCTCTTAAACGTCCTGCTCTTCGGGTTCAATCTTCTCCCGGCGTTCCCGATGGACGGAGGGCGGGTCCTCCGGGCATGGCTCGCCCGGAGGATGCCGCTCGCGCGGGCGACCAGGATCGCCGCCGACATCGGGAGGGGGTTTGCTGTCCTCTTCGGGATCGTCGGGCTCCTGCTCTTGAACCCCATCCTGATCATCATCGCCTTCTTCATCTACATCGGGGCGAGCCAGGAAGCCACCTACCTCCGCTACAACGTCCTGCTCCAGGACGTCACGGTGGCGGACGCGATGAGCAGTCCTGTCGTCACCGTGGAGCCGACGACCCCGCTCCCGCGACTGCTGGAGATGATGTACGAGACGAAGCACCTCGGCTTCCCGGTGATGGACCGGGGGTCGCTTGTCGGGATCATCGCTCTCGCGGACGTCCACAAGATCTCGCCTCAGGACCGCGAGGCGATGCAGGTGCGGGACGTCATGACCCGGACCCCGACCACCCTCCCGCCGTCTGCGCCGCTCATCGATGCGTTGCGGGTCATGACGGGCCAGGACGTCGGGAGGATCCCCGTGGTCGCAGACGGCGACCTGGTCGGGATCGTCACGCGGACGGACGTCCTGCGGGTGATGGAACTGCGGGAGGAGAAGTAA